From Paenibacillus graminis, a single genomic window includes:
- a CDS encoding zf-HC2 domain-containing protein has translation MNKLSCEIVRDLLPLYYDEVCSADTRKSIEAHLAACEHCTAALHKLQQSSSLPFEIIEKNKQDSTALASFKGYWHRSRAAAFAKGLLLATTLCGVIVLGYVGLFRWNITEVPSSVIEITNVSRLKDGKIAYHVKLTDGYRVNRIRGKSEGDGNFYITPMRPVFKTKTDVELGLGNGYEWIDLDQLNANHTDPSTQIKAIYYGPKDDNPILIWKQGMQLPPAADAVEAQFMDRD, from the coding sequence ATGAACAAACTGTCCTGCGAAATCGTCAGGGATTTGCTGCCGCTATACTACGATGAAGTGTGCAGTGCAGATACCAGAAAATCCATCGAGGCCCATTTAGCGGCCTGCGAGCATTGTACTGCCGCCCTGCACAAGCTGCAGCAGAGCAGCAGCCTGCCTTTTGAGATCATCGAGAAGAACAAGCAGGATAGCACCGCGCTGGCAAGCTTCAAAGGTTATTGGCACCGTTCCAGAGCTGCCGCATTTGCCAAAGGCCTGCTCCTTGCCACAACCCTATGCGGCGTTATCGTTCTAGGGTATGTCGGCTTATTCCGCTGGAATATTACAGAAGTCCCCTCCAGTGTTATTGAAATCACCAATGTAAGCCGGCTCAAGGACGGGAAGATCGCTTATCATGTCAAGCTGACCGATGGATACCGGGTGAATCGGATCCGTGGCAAATCGGAAGGTGACGGCAACTTCTACATCACTCCGATGCGGCCTGTCTTTAAGACCAAAACAGATGTAGAGCTGGGACTTGGCAATGGTTACGAATGGATCGACCTCGATCAATTAAATGCCAACCATACTGACCCTTCCACTCAGATTAAAGCCATCTATTACGGGCCCAAGGATGACAACCCCATTCTGATCTGGAAGCAAGGAATGCAGCTTCCGCCTGCTGCCGATGCCGTTGAAGCCCAGTTTATGGACCGGGATTAG
- a CDS encoding YjcZ family sporulation protein produces the protein MGADCGYGGNVGGANKCPVVSPFTSTGAILVLYILLVIILSACFI, from the coding sequence ATGGGTGCAGATTGCGGTTATGGCGGTAATGTGGGTGGCGCTAATAAGTGTCCTGTTGTAAGTCCGTTCACTTCTACGGGTGCAATTCTGGTGCTTTACATTTTGCTGGTTATTATTTTGAGTGCCTGTTTCATCTAG
- a CDS encoding RNA polymerase sigma factor, translated as MADVEQIYKQYFQDVYLFALSLSRDQQIAEEITQETFVKALKNIDQFKGNCKISVWLCQIAKNTYFKYMDQQKRFDLGSPQEKIRGNSLSMEQKLIDKTEALRVHKLLHGLKEPYKEVFTLRVFGELSFDHISEVFGRTESWARVTFHRARNIIQDLLMEENQ; from the coding sequence GTGGCCGATGTAGAACAAATCTACAAGCAATATTTTCAGGATGTATACTTATTTGCGTTGTCTTTGAGCAGAGATCAACAGATTGCCGAGGAGATTACGCAAGAAACGTTTGTAAAAGCATTGAAAAATATTGACCAGTTCAAAGGCAATTGTAAAATCAGTGTCTGGCTGTGTCAAATCGCAAAAAACACCTACTTCAAGTACATGGACCAACAAAAACGCTTTGATCTGGGCAGCCCGCAGGAAAAAATCCGGGGAAACAGCCTCTCGATGGAACAAAAGCTGATTGACAAAACAGAAGCCCTGCGGGTCCATAAGCTGCTGCACGGTCTGAAAGAGCCTTATAAGGAAGTTTTTACGTTGAGGGTATTCGGAGAGCTGTCCTTTGACCATATCAGTGAGGTCTTTGGCAGAACGGAAAGCTGGGCCAGAGTTACATTTCACCGCGCAAGAAACATCATACAAGACCTATTAATGGAGGAAAACCAATGA
- a CDS encoding ABC transporter substrate-binding protein, producing MIQIRTGMAFCMAIVLVLVMAACSNNSGQAKIAATAEADIRVVKSEKGEIKIPANPTKVIGLSVVYPEFLQALGVTPIAVQNYHTDLPTYLREPLKDTLKMGIAETPNFEMILASEPDLILAPVWWSDKDYDQLSGIAPTVLLPQRDDWRDELKDIGEVLGKKDIAEKVIQDLEAQEVEAKQKLDDLVGNETVLYMMVMPNSLILYGDQIDRGKFIHTTLGLEMIPNFPKDPSLTISLEKLPEYNPDHLIIQLNNEDNAEVKQTYEDMLDSPLWKNMNAVKKNQVYTMAGKDWFNVGMSPLANRYAMDSVLQAFEGNLE from the coding sequence ATGATACAGATAAGAACAGGAATGGCGTTCTGTATGGCTATTGTGCTGGTATTGGTAATGGCAGCTTGCTCAAATAACAGTGGACAGGCCAAGATTGCCGCCACAGCTGAAGCGGACATTCGTGTAGTAAAAAGTGAAAAAGGCGAGATTAAGATCCCTGCCAATCCAACCAAAGTCATCGGACTCTCCGTAGTCTATCCGGAGTTTCTGCAAGCATTGGGCGTTACACCTATAGCAGTACAGAACTATCATACGGATCTACCAACCTATCTGCGAGAACCGCTCAAGGATACTCTTAAAATGGGCATTGCAGAAACCCCGAATTTTGAAATGATATTGGCCTCTGAGCCAGATCTTATCCTTGCTCCCGTCTGGTGGTCTGACAAGGACTATGATCAGTTATCCGGGATCGCACCGACGGTTCTGCTGCCACAACGCGATGACTGGCGTGATGAACTGAAGGATATAGGCGAGGTCCTGGGCAAAAAAGACATTGCAGAGAAGGTCATTCAAGATCTGGAAGCCCAGGAAGTTGAAGCCAAGCAGAAGCTTGATGATCTGGTTGGCAACGAGACCGTGTTATATATGATGGTTATGCCTAACAGCCTCATCCTATACGGGGATCAGATCGATCGCGGAAAGTTTATTCATACCACGCTTGGGCTGGAGATGATTCCGAACTTCCCCAAAGATCCGTCATTAACCATATCACTTGAAAAATTGCCCGAGTATAATCCCGACCACCTCATTATTCAGCTGAATAATGAGGACAATGCTGAGGTTAAGCAAACCTATGAAGATATGCTGGATAGTCCTCTGTGGAAGAACATGAATGCAGTCAAGAAGAATCAGGTATATACGATGGCGGGCAAGGATTGGTTTAACGTGGGAATGTCTCCGCTGGCGAACCGCTATGCGATGGATTCGGTCCTCCAGGCCTTTGAGGGTAACTTGGAATAA
- a CDS encoding GntR family transcriptional regulator, translating to MTIEFDNNQPIYLQIMNYMKGEIVTGKLKPGDKIPSVRELAAELQINPNTVQRTFQELERETIVETRRGMGRYVTGNEQTILTIKKEMAQDVLDRFIRGMQELGFQSEEILAAVAENIEIRTKP from the coding sequence ATGACCATAGAATTTGACAATAATCAGCCGATTTACCTCCAGATCATGAATTATATGAAAGGGGAGATCGTGACGGGCAAGCTGAAGCCGGGCGACAAAATCCCCTCCGTACGTGAATTGGCCGCTGAACTGCAGATTAATCCGAATACGGTGCAAAGAACCTTTCAGGAACTGGAGCGTGAGACCATCGTGGAAACCCGGCGCGGGATGGGCAGATATGTAACCGGCAATGAACAGACGATTCTGACAATTAAAAAAGAGATGGCACAGGATGTGCTGGACCGTTTTATCCGCGGCATGCAGGAGCTGGGTTTTCAGAGTGAGGAAATCCTGGCGGCTGTGGCTGAGAATATTGAAATAAGAACGAAACCATAG
- a CDS encoding PilZ domain-containing protein, translated as MDDSSRKEPFRYVMNQPIECWLELPAGNSGPGAGKLTEGVLLDLSRSGCKVRTSLNLRFTAGDTKLIIHFQLAEDKLQFEGSVRWGWMFGLGQFQYGIRLDLQEAEEEHLLRELEIWTNTRRAQGL; from the coding sequence ATGGACGACTCCAGTAGAAAAGAACCATTCCGATATGTGATGAACCAGCCCATAGAATGCTGGCTTGAGCTGCCTGCGGGCAATTCCGGTCCGGGCGCCGGAAAATTAACAGAAGGCGTACTGCTTGACCTTAGCCGTTCAGGCTGTAAGGTGCGCACTTCGCTGAACCTCCGCTTTACCGCCGGGGATACGAAGCTGATAATTCATTTCCAGCTGGCGGAAGACAAGCTGCAGTTCGAAGGCAGTGTGCGCTGGGGCTGGATGTTTGGACTGGGCCAGTTCCAGTATGGAATCCGCCTGGATTTGCAGGAGGCCGAAGAAGAACACTTGCTTAGGGAGCTTGAGATCTGGACGAACACGCGCCGAGCACAAGGATTATAA
- a CDS encoding phosphotransferase, translated as MRKRRGGWNNTTYFVENSTHHAVLRIYDTHRDRNKIEFEHAVLQKLGSLPLPFKIPVPIGTHTGETLIELKEAGGKFACLFKYIEGDSPVEEETGYFESFGEAAGTLSVVLADINPGLVPVYRPYYELRQAYPLCTGEVIRDLCLNPPLPFTELAQELGLLCRAYEDIADSLAGLQELPHQLVHGDLNASNLLLETSDHRQVAALLDFEFCTRDVRAMEPAVILSGLLGQAEAKKAVRDFCRGFSRRVRLSEAEIKAVPVLMLLRKVDVFLHFVTRYLEGTDEAHVLQEQVRLLSEDVTRLSAHTSIMLEILSEEQERNSRR; from the coding sequence CTGAGGAAGCGGAGGGGCGGCTGGAATAATACAACTTATTTTGTGGAAAATAGTACTCACCACGCTGTGCTGCGTATCTATGATACGCATAGGGATAGAAACAAAATCGAATTCGAGCATGCTGTGCTGCAAAAGCTGGGAAGCTTGCCCTTACCGTTTAAAATTCCAGTTCCTATCGGTACCCATACTGGAGAAACTTTGATCGAGCTCAAGGAAGCCGGCGGCAAATTCGCCTGCTTGTTCAAGTATATAGAAGGAGATTCGCCTGTTGAGGAGGAAACTGGCTATTTCGAATCCTTCGGAGAAGCCGCCGGGACCTTGTCCGTTGTGCTGGCAGACATAAATCCCGGACTTGTTCCGGTGTACCGGCCTTATTATGAGCTGCGCCAAGCATATCCGCTGTGCACCGGAGAAGTAATCCGGGACCTTTGTCTGAACCCGCCGTTACCTTTTACAGAACTTGCTCAGGAATTGGGGCTGCTCTGCAGGGCTTATGAAGATATCGCTGATTCTCTGGCCGGACTCCAGGAGCTTCCGCATCAGCTGGTACACGGAGATTTGAACGCATCAAATTTACTGCTGGAGACAAGTGATCACCGGCAAGTAGCTGCGCTGCTTGATTTTGAATTCTGCACCCGCGATGTGCGGGCCATGGAGCCTGCGGTTATTCTGTCCGGTCTGCTGGGCCAGGCGGAAGCAAAGAAAGCGGTCCGGGATTTCTGCCGGGGCTTCAGCCGCAGGGTCCGGCTCTCCGAAGCCGAAATCAAAGCGGTCCCGGTACTGATGCTGCTTAGGAAAGTTGATGTTTTCCTCCATTTTGTCACCCGTTACCTGGAGGGTACAGATGAAGCACATGTGCTGCAAGAGCAAGTGAGGCTGCTGTCTGAAGATGTAACTCGGCTGTCTGCACATACATCAATTATGCTGGAGATCCTGAGCGAGGAGCAAGAGCGAAATAGCCGGCGCTAA
- a CDS encoding ABC transporter ATP-binding protein, whose translation MNQNGYQLEAAVNGKPQIVLQMQGVSKIIKGKAIVNELSFNICKGEIVGLLGPNGAGKTTTIRMMTGLIRMSEGDVLIGGHSIRKDFNKAIASIGAIIENPEFYPHMTGYDNLKQYQRMSDGITDARMDEVVQLVGLQEAMGKKVKAYSLGMRQRLGIAQALLHAPKLLILDEPTNGLDPAGIREMRDYMRRIAEVEGISILISSHMLAEIEQICHRAVVIQNGKLIAVTPLGEEAKAGGAIPLAIRVGKLEAALVVIHKQAEVQIIRTDEANSEVLVSMPDDQVPELIAALSEAGVRVYRIMDNKQSLEEEFLKWTGGNRIA comes from the coding sequence ATGAATCAGAACGGATATCAACTAGAAGCTGCAGTTAACGGGAAGCCGCAGATCGTGCTGCAAATGCAAGGCGTAAGCAAGATCATCAAGGGGAAGGCCATTGTGAATGAACTGTCCTTTAATATTTGCAAGGGGGAAATTGTCGGGCTGCTGGGACCCAATGGAGCCGGGAAAACGACGACCATCCGCATGATGACCGGCTTAATTCGTATGTCGGAAGGAGATGTGCTTATTGGGGGACATAGTATCCGTAAAGACTTCAACAAGGCAATCGCTTCTATTGGTGCCATCATTGAGAATCCGGAGTTCTATCCACATATGACCGGCTATGACAACCTGAAGCAATACCAGCGGATGAGTGACGGAATTACGGATGCCAGGATGGATGAAGTTGTGCAGCTGGTTGGCCTGCAGGAGGCTATGGGCAAAAAGGTCAAAGCTTATTCTCTGGGGATGCGCCAGCGGCTTGGAATAGCCCAGGCGCTGCTGCATGCGCCCAAGCTGCTGATTCTGGATGAGCCTACAAACGGGCTGGATCCTGCGGGAATCCGGGAGATGCGTGATTATATGCGGAGAATCGCAGAGGTGGAAGGCATCTCCATCCTGATTTCCAGCCATATGCTTGCTGAGATTGAACAGATATGCCACCGTGCTGTAGTCATTCAGAACGGCAAGCTGATCGCCGTCACACCGCTCGGAGAAGAAGCGAAAGCCGGAGGAGCGATCCCTCTGGCGATCAGGGTAGGGAAGCTTGAAGCTGCGCTGGTTGTAATCCATAAGCAGGCTGAAGTGCAGATCATCCGCACGGATGAAGCTAACTCCGAAGTTCTTGTAAGCATGCCGGACGATCAAGTGCCTGAGCTCATAGCTGCACTCAGTGAGGCGGGAGTGAGAGTCTACCGCATTATGGATAATAAGCAAAGTCTGGAAGAAGAATTCCTGAAATGGACAGGGGGGAACCGCATTGCGTAA
- a CDS encoding ABC transporter ATP-binding protein, with the protein MDRILQVQDVTKKYGSKHALHGVTFGLGAGKIVGLLGSNGSGKTTLMKLIAGLAQPTSGKISVLGVPVGEASKTLVSFMPDRPLTESWMNVGDALRFQQDFYPDFDPGKAKRMLEFMKLSGRDKVRTLSKGMSERLQLTMALSRRAKLYIMDEPIGGVDPVARTNILNALMEFYEEDSTILLSTHLVTDIERIFDEVIFIKEGELVLHSEVEDLRLQRGKSVDELFREVYAEC; encoded by the coding sequence GTGGACAGGATACTTCAGGTACAGGATGTAACCAAAAAATACGGCTCCAAGCATGCACTGCACGGGGTCACCTTCGGACTCGGTGCCGGTAAAATCGTCGGACTTCTCGGCAGCAACGGCAGTGGTAAAACTACGCTGATGAAACTGATTGCCGGTCTGGCCCAGCCGACCTCGGGGAAGATTTCGGTGCTGGGCGTACCGGTGGGGGAAGCGAGCAAGACATTGGTGTCATTTATGCCGGACCGCCCGCTAACCGAATCATGGATGAATGTGGGGGATGCCCTCAGATTCCAGCAGGATTTCTACCCTGACTTCGATCCTGGCAAAGCGAAACGGATGCTGGAATTCATGAAGCTTAGCGGGCGGGACAAAGTACGTACGTTATCCAAGGGGATGAGTGAACGCCTGCAGCTGACCATGGCACTCTCGCGCCGGGCCAAATTATATATTATGGATGAGCCTATCGGGGGAGTTGACCCCGTTGCCCGGACCAATATCCTTAACGCGCTGATGGAGTTCTATGAGGAAGACAGTACCATCCTGCTCTCCACGCATCTCGTGACCGACATCGAGAGGATTTTTGACGAAGTGATCTTTATTAAAGAAGGTGAGCTTGTGCTGCATAGTGAAGTGGAGGATCTGCGGCTTCAGCGCGGCAAAAGTGTCGATGAGCTGTTCAGAGAGGTGTATGCGGAATGCTGA
- a CDS encoding (2Fe-2S)-binding protein, which translates to MCETEKMQLGERFFIYSEAAENAVVTFSLTELSLPANAEHLLKTYASMLGTDDKRLAAAIFCSWYAGICGAKYALLTAAHPMAHALCLSNMSVHLIRTEGFPVFSFHVHENRDGLCHKHDPGNVLLDELGLFYKNDVRPIILALAKAAQTKAVMLWKQIYNQLYTYMEEEARNAAGDSTRNLIIEQFKAMTWELEPEVFGLPANPFRNMPKFRTDRNPPHNTISIKATCCLAYQLRADHGYCSSCPILPAE; encoded by the coding sequence ATGTGCGAAACCGAAAAAATGCAATTGGGAGAACGTTTTTTCATCTATTCGGAGGCTGCAGAGAATGCAGTGGTTACTTTTTCGCTTACCGAATTAAGCCTGCCTGCAAATGCTGAGCATTTGCTCAAAACTTATGCTTCCATGCTCGGAACAGATGACAAGCGTTTAGCAGCCGCCATCTTTTGCAGCTGGTACGCCGGAATTTGCGGGGCAAAATATGCACTGCTCACGGCTGCACACCCGATGGCTCATGCCTTGTGCCTGAGCAACATGTCTGTACATCTCATCCGCACTGAGGGGTTCCCCGTATTCTCTTTCCATGTCCATGAAAATCGGGACGGCCTCTGCCACAAACATGATCCCGGGAATGTATTATTAGATGAGCTTGGTTTGTTCTATAAAAACGATGTTAGACCGATTATTCTTGCTCTTGCCAAAGCCGCACAGACCAAAGCAGTGATGCTATGGAAGCAGATTTATAATCAGCTATATACCTATATGGAAGAGGAAGCCCGGAACGCAGCAGGTGACAGCACCCGCAACCTTATCATCGAGCAATTCAAAGCTATGACCTGGGAACTCGAACCGGAGGTATTCGGACTTCCCGCTAATCCGTTCCGCAACATGCCCAAATTCAGAACGGACCGCAACCCTCCACACAACACTATATCTATTAAGGCGACCTGCTGTCTGGCCTATCAGCTCAGAGCGGATCATGGATACTGCAGTAGCTGTCCTATACTGCCGGCGGAGTAA
- a CDS encoding sulfurtransferase, with translation MDATVTRRWLLARLYEPEQTIVDCRFTLGKPEAGRESYEQEHIPGAVYLDLEHDLSSPVGEHGGRHPLPEPQVLAARLAKLGIGNHSRIVAYDDESGMNAARLWWLLRYLGHEQVFILEGGFSAWKAEKFPVTDHQPVRVPSTFEPKVQPQMLADVDQVRQVSEQTVNGGTHAGTHVSVSDAASALPILIDSRANDRYHGKNETLDKKAGHIPGALNYFWKDTQNADGSFKSAEQLAEHFAELDKDAGIIVYCGSGVTACPNVLALEKAGFKNVRLYAGSWSDWISYEENPVATGE, from the coding sequence ATGGACGCTACCGTAACCAGACGCTGGCTGCTGGCAAGGCTCTATGAGCCGGAGCAGACGATTGTGGATTGCCGGTTTACACTGGGTAAACCTGAGGCTGGCAGAGAGAGCTATGAACAGGAGCATATCCCTGGTGCCGTTTATCTTGATCTGGAGCATGATTTGTCAAGCCCGGTGGGAGAACACGGCGGACGTCACCCGCTGCCTGAACCCCAAGTGCTTGCTGCCCGCCTGGCGAAGCTTGGAATCGGGAATCATTCCCGTATTGTCGCTTATGATGACGAGAGCGGAATGAATGCCGCCCGGCTCTGGTGGCTGCTGCGCTACCTGGGGCATGAGCAGGTATTCATTCTGGAAGGCGGCTTCAGCGCCTGGAAAGCTGAGAAATTCCCGGTTACGGATCATCAGCCGGTACGGGTGCCGAGCACTTTTGAGCCAAAGGTACAGCCGCAGATGCTGGCAGATGTCGATCAGGTTCGTCAGGTGTCGGAGCAAACGGTGAATGGCGGGACTCACGCCGGAACTCACGTTTCCGTTTCAGATGCCGCCTCTGCTCTTCCCATCCTGATTGATTCCCGTGCCAATGACCGCTATCACGGCAAGAATGAGACCTTGGATAAGAAAGCCGGACATATTCCCGGCGCACTTAACTACTTCTGGAAAGACACGCAGAACGCCGACGGCAGCTTCAAGAGCGCCGAGCAGCTTGCCGAGCACTTCGCAGAACTGGACAAGGATGCCGGGATTATCGTCTACTGCGGTTCCGGGGTAACCGCCTGCCCGAATGTGCTGGCGCTGGAGAAGGCCGGGTTCAAGAATGTACGGCTGTATGCGGGGAGCTGGAGCGACTGGATTAGTTATGAGGAGAATCCGGTGGCGACTGGGGAATAG
- a CDS encoding AraC family transcriptional regulator has product MISKDGIPPAGTFGQIDQMWFRLRSITQNNNPKGEWSLRLQFLESHLLLIPIFGRGWITVDGKYAELRAGFVFVCLPGQLIEARLEGSGDQRLYILRFDVFGRRDLSEDQELTSSPELHIPFPMQGEAAIASTITYSKHCEAISAFMRDINPLQRLHAQSGFYELLYSLLSDVGQLQLSDTDAVMERVKTYIEQHYREELSIRVLAGEAGTSERHFIRLFKQKYGISAIEYLTEYRIRQARSLMLPHTNYELKDIAAYVGYKDIPYFRRKFKQITGVAPATFMRNAKLKIVAYHGSLIGALLTLNIIPCAAPADHPWTEYYRRKYEPGAVLPLAQDDDTRIQQLALLHPDIILGLEQSLSPDIQQQLQELAPTYLVSWLRMDWRTQLRFIGKCLNKTKETAAWLDKYERKAEAVRADLDHELAKDKLLIARISGQKITVLSNRSLGEVLYDDLHLLPASVVNRKLSHQTLTLEELGSADADRLLLIVDEDVHSQAVWSELRDKESWKHPDPAGYSRIEHLPPFPWTEYTSFTQELILDLALSLWRNRT; this is encoded by the coding sequence ATGATCAGTAAGGATGGCATACCGCCTGCGGGAACATTCGGACAGATTGACCAAATGTGGTTCAGGCTTCGAAGCATCACACAGAACAACAATCCCAAGGGAGAGTGGTCACTTCGGCTGCAATTTCTTGAATCGCATTTGCTCCTGATTCCAATATTTGGCCGGGGTTGGATAACGGTAGATGGAAAATATGCTGAACTCAGAGCGGGATTTGTTTTTGTTTGCCTGCCGGGGCAGTTGATCGAAGCCCGTCTAGAGGGTTCAGGAGACCAGAGGTTATACATTCTTCGGTTTGATGTATTTGGTCGGCGTGATCTGTCTGAAGATCAGGAACTGACAAGCTCACCGGAGCTTCATATCCCCTTCCCCATGCAAGGAGAAGCAGCGATTGCATCAACTATTACTTACAGCAAACACTGTGAGGCCATCTCCGCTTTCATGAGAGACATAAACCCCTTGCAGCGGCTGCATGCCCAGAGCGGATTCTATGAGCTGCTGTATAGTCTGCTGAGCGATGTCGGCCAGTTGCAGCTGAGCGATACAGACGCTGTGATGGAGCGGGTCAAGACATATATAGAGCAACACTACCGCGAAGAGCTCTCCATCCGTGTGCTGGCAGGCGAGGCAGGTACCAGCGAAAGGCATTTCATCAGACTGTTCAAGCAGAAATACGGTATCAGCGCGATTGAATACCTGACCGAATACCGGATCAGACAAGCAAGGAGCCTTATGCTGCCGCACACGAATTATGAATTAAAGGATATCGCCGCTTACGTCGGTTATAAGGACATCCCCTATTTCCGGCGCAAATTCAAGCAAATTACCGGTGTTGCTCCGGCAACATTCATGCGAAATGCCAAGCTGAAAATTGTTGCTTACCACGGCAGCCTGATTGGGGCACTGCTTACTCTGAATATTATTCCCTGCGCAGCTCCGGCTGACCATCCTTGGACTGAATATTACCGCCGTAAATATGAGCCTGGTGCGGTGCTTCCTCTTGCCCAGGATGACGACACCAGAATACAGCAGCTCGCCCTCCTCCATCCTGATATTATTCTGGGGCTGGAGCAATCGCTAAGTCCGGACATACAACAGCAGCTTCAAGAGCTTGCACCCACTTATCTCGTGTCCTGGCTCCGGATGGATTGGCGGACGCAATTAAGATTCATCGGAAAATGCCTCAACAAGACAAAGGAAACGGCAGCATGGTTAGACAAATATGAGCGCAAAGCAGAGGCTGTCCGTGCGGACTTAGATCATGAACTCGCCAAGGACAAGCTTCTTATTGCCCGAATATCCGGTCAAAAGATTACCGTGTTGTCTAATCGAAGCTTAGGTGAAGTGCTCTACGATGATCTGCATCTGCTCCCGGCGTCCGTTGTTAACCGCAAGCTTAGCCATCAGACATTGACGCTGGAAGAGCTGGGGTCTGCGGATGCGGACAGGCTTCTGTTGATTGTGGATGAGGATGTCCACTCGCAGGCCGTTTGGTCTGAGCTCCGGGACAAGGAGTCGTGGAAGCATCCTGACCCCGCCGGATATTCGCGTATTGAACATCTCCCTCCCTTCCCATGGACAGAGTATACATCGTTCACTCAGGAGCTGATTCTCGACTTGGCGTTGTCTCTTTGGCGTAATCGAACATAA
- a CDS encoding ABC transporter permease has translation MRKFFDLVLNEWLKMAKKRSFFIAYGLLIVMPFVVGYIVHSVAEDLFASGPQFAAEMLLPASIGQVVSILVIIGTAGIVAKEYSQGTIKFLLIRARSRTAILASKFVTVLLYGLSLTVVTAAAVYASGMLWFGNGSGLGIGDVLTSLLYNSVYMVMYATLAFMIGILTTSTGVTIGISMFALTISNLIIFRDFYKYVLFPNMNLAAYEGGGAPLPGMTLPFSILMLAVYFLLFLLAGFMVFRRRDVA, from the coding sequence TTGCGTAAGTTTTTCGATCTGGTGCTGAATGAGTGGCTGAAAATGGCGAAGAAACGCAGCTTTTTTATCGCTTATGGGCTTCTGATTGTAATGCCGTTTGTAGTGGGATACATTGTGCATTCGGTTGCGGAGGATTTGTTTGCTTCCGGTCCGCAATTTGCGGCAGAAATGCTGCTGCCGGCAAGCATCGGCCAGGTGGTGAGTATTCTGGTCATCATCGGGACAGCGGGAATTGTCGCCAAGGAATACAGTCAGGGAACAATCAAATTCCTGCTGATCCGCGCCCGCAGCCGTACGGCCATTCTTGCCTCCAAATTTGTGACCGTCCTGCTGTACGGACTCAGCCTTACCGTGGTAACAGCAGCAGCGGTATATGCTTCCGGTATGCTGTGGTTTGGAAATGGCAGCGGCCTGGGAATTGGCGATGTGCTCACATCTTTGCTTTATAACAGCGTCTATATGGTTATGTACGCAACACTGGCTTTTATGATTGGGATATTGACGACTTCTACCGGAGTAACCATAGGGATTTCGATGTTTGCCCTAACGATCAGCAATCTGATCATCTTCCGCGATTTCTACAAATATGTATTGTTTCCCAACATGAACCTGGCTGCCTATGAAGGCGGCGGGGCACCGCTTCCGGGGATGACTTTGCCATTCTCTATCCTCATGCTGGCTGTATATTTCTTACTGTTTCTTCTGGCGGGATTTATGGTATTCAGACGAAGGGACGTTGCTTGA
- a CDS encoding holin, translating into MVNEALNNVLAFASVLAVFVLALVQLVKTTVTLPRNLVPAVGLVIGLFVGAVAYPFTDMNLILRLWAGGLAGLSATGLFELAFNKREGSTKD; encoded by the coding sequence ATGGTGAATGAGGCACTGAACAATGTGCTGGCTTTTGCTTCGGTACTGGCAGTTTTTGTCTTAGCCTTGGTTCAACTGGTCAAGACCACTGTGACCCTTCCGCGCAATCTCGTTCCGGCTGTTGGACTCGTTATCGGCCTCTTTGTAGGTGCTGTAGCGTACCCTTTTACAGATATGAATCTGATTTTGCGTCTATGGGCAGGGGGACTTGCAGGATTGTCGGCTACCGGACTGTTTGAGCTGGCGTTCAATAAAAGGGAAGGTTCTACCAAGGACTGA